DNA sequence from the Pungitius pungitius chromosome 3, fPunPun2.1, whole genome shotgun sequence genome:
tttattgtagtGTAATGACTTTCTTCATCAATCTCTTCCCCAGCTGGTGACACGGACAACTCTGACAACAACACCATCTTTGTTCAGGGACTGTCAGAAGAAGCCACAGTTCAAGAAATCGGCGATTACTTTAAGCAGATTGGTATTATCAAGGTATTCAATCAGTCCCTGTGGGTTGTCAATTAAACAAATGCGCATAATGGCTGTAGACCGGATTAGACTGTCAATGTGTTCTCCTTTTTTCTCGTTATGTAAATTATCTTGGTTATGCAAATTAAGGATACAATTATGTTATCTTATAAATTGTGACTCTTAATCCTTTGcatcacacacaaatgtatttgagGCGTTCGCCCTAAAGTGTGTCCCCatcttttgattaaaaaaaaaaattaggtaAACAAGAAAACTGGCCTGCTGATGATCAACATCTACACTGACAAGGCCACCGGTCGGCCAAAGGGAGAATGCACCGTGTCATTTGATGACCCGCCCTCCGCCAAAGCTGCTATTGACTGGTTTGATGGTAAGACCACAGGCACAGCTCTTGATGTCTCATTATTCTCATTCAAACGGTGTCTCTAACTGAAATGTTGTCTTCTCCTATCAGGAAAGGAGTTCAACGGCAAGCCCATCAAAGTATCTTTTGCTACTCGCAGAGCTGAGTTCACGCAAAGAGGAGGTGCcagtggaggaggtggcagAGGGGGTCGAGGAGGTGGGTGTTAAACAATCTGATCCAGGGctcaaatagatttttttttttttttttttttgcctagtTTTTGACCATCAAATTTATCTTTCAGGTTTCAGAGCCCGCGGCGGTGGCGGAGGACCAAGCTTTGACATCAAGGGAGGTGACTGGCCCTGTCCCAACAGGTTTGTGTACCTCTTATCTACACTGAGGGTATTTAATGCATCAGAACAAATTTTGCCCCCTTGTAAGGCAGAATTTTTGTTtataaaaatgtctttctgGTTCTCAGCTCTTGTGGCAACATGAATTTTGCACGGCGGCAAGAGTGTAACAAGTGTGGCACTCCAAAACCAGGAGAcgcaggaggaggtgagagcTAATTACTGTTCCTGtatcatttaataaaaacgtTATTTTAACTAAAGTTGCTTAAAAACAGTCACCGGATTTATCTCCAGCTAGTGCTTGGCTCATCTTTCAATATCCCATTTTGTTAACATCGTTCTTGTGACTGTGCTCAGACCGTGGAGGAAGAGGTGGCTATGGCGGCGACAGAGGAGGTGGCGGCTTCAGAGGTCGTGGCGGCTTCCGTGGTGGAGACCGTGGAGgctacggaggaggaggaggatttggaGGGGGAGGTTATAAAATGGGTGCACGGTCAGTTTCCTTTGCTTTTTCTATTGTGTAGATTTTGTGTAGTGATCGGTTTTGCCAGAGGCTCTTTATTGCTGTAGTTTGATAATATGACCACAAGGAGGCGCCTTCTGCCTCAGATTGTATGTGACTGTGTACTAACAATGCAGCCCTTGAAATGTAGCTGTTTAAGTTCAGTAAAATTCA
Encoded proteins:
- the taf15 gene encoding TATA-binding protein-associated factor 2N isoform X2, whose translation is MATDSGYGGSQSYGSYGGQQSGQGYGQGNGSGSYGGQSYSGYGQPAGATQDAYGQSQPPSYDNYGQASAGYSDKPAAPPGPPGSYGGQVPGADSFGTPNSYGAPGPRGGGGASYGRWSEGDDGGQSGSFGRDRGDRSEGGGGFRGRGRGGYDRGSYDRSGGYDRSGGYDRGGGPPGMGGGDRGGYKNYGGSRDFDSRDEPAGDTDNSDNNTIFVQGLSEEATVQEIGDYFKQIGIIKVNKKTGLLMINIYTDKATGRPKGECTVSFDDPPSAKAAIDWFDGKEFNGKPIKVSFATRRAEFTQRGGASGGGGRGGRGGFRARGGGGGPSFDIKGGDWPCPNSSCGNMNFARRQECNKCGTPKPGDAGGDRGGRGGYGGDRGGGGFRGRGGFRGGDRGGYGGGGGFGGGGYKMGARGDRRDDRRERPY